Proteins from a genomic interval of Streptomyces fodineus:
- a CDS encoding polyprenyl synthetase family protein, with protein MTDRWELAAFKIRVDEVLRRFVAQEADRFAAIDPLLGPVAEQLEAAVADGKRLRAAFCYWGWRAAGQPDSDVLVRAAASMELVHAAAVVHDDLIDDSPLRHGRPTAHVALRGAVRRRPRGEAAARSLAMLVGDLLMALAGQLFANSGLPAAYLARARPLWSVMARELVAGECLEILRTGAGPDTTASLKVVRYKTAKYTVEQPLLIGGALAGAGTRLREGYSAYGLPLGEAFQLRDDLLGLFGDPERTGKANADDVRGHRPTALLAETWRLAGDDDRERLHALLGRRRLDVDALNAVREVMCRLKAPDRIEAMISARVEEALGALHELDAPTHADAALTALAQSAADRLC; from the coding sequence ATGACTGACCGGTGGGAGCTGGCCGCGTTCAAGATCCGTGTCGACGAGGTGCTGCGCCGGTTCGTCGCCCAGGAGGCCGACCGGTTCGCGGCGATCGATCCGCTTCTGGGCCCGGTGGCCGAGCAGCTGGAGGCCGCGGTCGCGGACGGCAAACGGCTGCGGGCGGCGTTTTGCTACTGGGGCTGGCGCGCGGCCGGGCAGCCGGACAGCGATGTGCTGGTGAGGGCGGCGGCGTCCATGGAGCTGGTGCACGCCGCCGCGGTCGTGCACGACGACCTCATCGACGACAGCCCGCTGCGGCATGGGCGACCCACGGCCCATGTCGCTCTACGCGGCGCTGTACGGCGTCGTCCGCGGGGTGAGGCAGCCGCGAGGTCGCTGGCGATGCTGGTGGGTGACCTGCTGATGGCACTGGCCGGGCAGTTGTTTGCCAACAGCGGTCTGCCGGCCGCTTACCTCGCCCGCGCCCGCCCCCTGTGGTCGGTGATGGCCCGCGAACTGGTCGCAGGCGAGTGCCTGGAGATTCTGCGTACCGGGGCCGGCCCGGATACAACTGCGTCGCTGAAGGTGGTCCGCTACAAGACCGCCAAATACACCGTCGAGCAGCCGCTGCTGATCGGGGGTGCTCTGGCCGGGGCCGGAACGCGACTGCGTGAGGGCTACTCGGCGTACGGGCTGCCGCTGGGCGAGGCGTTCCAGCTGCGGGATGACCTGCTCGGCCTGTTCGGAGACCCGGAACGCACCGGCAAGGCCAACGCCGACGACGTACGCGGCCACCGGCCCACCGCGCTGCTGGCAGAGACCTGGCGCCTCGCCGGCGACGACGACCGCGAGAGGCTGCACGCCCTGCTGGGCCGTCGCCGTCTGGACGTGGATGCTCTGAACGCGGTCCGCGAGGTGATGTGCCGGCTGAAGGCACCCGACCGCATCGAGGCCATGATCAGCGCACGAGTCGAGGAGGCGCTCGGCGCGCTTCACGAGCTGGATGCCCCCACGCACGCCGACGCTGCCCTGACCGCGCTGGCGCAGTCGGCCGCGGACCGCCTCTGTTGA